Proteins encoded in a region of the Mycolicibacterium duvalii genome:
- a CDS encoding 16S rRNA (uracil(1498)-N(3))-methyltransferase, with the protein MRDLFYVDALPGVGELAVVDGDAGFHATTVRRIRPGEHLDLSDGSGAVAHCVVEEVTKNSLSARVRDCRVIARTGPSVTVVQALPKSDRSELAVELATEAGADAVLAWQAARCVARWDGTAKIEKGLRRWRAVARSAARQSRRPHIPDIDGVIGTQQLVDRIRAAAPGTALVLHESATRGLAGAVPAQAESLMLIVGPEGGVADDELAALTGAGAVAVRLGPTVLRTSTAAAVALGALGVLTRRWA; encoded by the coding sequence GTGCGTGACCTGTTCTACGTCGACGCGCTGCCCGGTGTCGGTGAACTCGCCGTCGTCGACGGTGACGCCGGGTTCCATGCCACGACGGTTCGGCGGATCCGCCCCGGCGAGCACCTGGACCTGTCCGACGGCAGCGGCGCGGTCGCGCACTGCGTCGTCGAGGAGGTCACCAAGAACAGCCTGTCGGCGCGGGTGCGCGATTGCCGCGTCATCGCGCGCACGGGGCCCTCGGTCACCGTTGTCCAGGCCCTGCCGAAGTCCGACCGCTCCGAGTTGGCGGTCGAGTTGGCCACCGAGGCCGGCGCCGACGCTGTGCTGGCCTGGCAGGCGGCGCGGTGCGTGGCCCGCTGGGACGGTACCGCGAAGATCGAGAAAGGACTGCGCCGCTGGCGTGCCGTCGCGAGGTCCGCGGCGCGGCAGTCACGGCGTCCGCACATCCCCGACATCGACGGCGTGATCGGCACGCAGCAACTGGTGGACCGAATCCGGGCCGCGGCCCCGGGAACGGCACTGGTGCTGCACGAGTCGGCCACCCGCGGACTCGCCGGCGCGGTGCCCGCACAGGCCGAGTCGCTGATGCTCATCGTCGGACCCGAAGGCGGCGTCGCCGACGACGAGCTGGCGGCGTTGACCGGGGCCGGCGCCGTCGCGGTACGGCTGGGCCCGACGGTGCTGCGCACGTCGACGGCCGCCGCCGTTGCGCTGGGAGCGCTCGGAGTGCTCACTCGGCGCTGGGCCTGA
- a CDS encoding PhoH family protein produces the protein MAPRENASSDTAGQTVRSSLTVPPDLVVGLLGSSDENLRVLEDLLSADIHARGNEITLAGEPADVALAERALSELTEIVGSGQALTPDAVRHSVAMLTGTLDESPAEVLTLDILSRRGKTIRPKTLNQKHYVDAIDEHTIVFGIGPAGTGKTYLAMAKAVSALQSKQVSRIILTRPAVEAGERLGFLPGTLYEKIDPYLRPLYDALHDMMDPELIPKLMSAGVIEVAPLAFMRGRTLNDAFIILDEAQNTTAEQMKMFLTRLGFGSKIVVTGDVTQMDLPGGATSGLRAAMRILDNVDDIHFAELTSADVVRHRLVSEIVDAYERAEGKYGGDSLLNRAQRRAHGTGSRPRR, from the coding sequence GTGGCGCCTCGCGAGAACGCAAGCTCGGACACCGCCGGCCAGACAGTCCGCAGCAGCCTCACTGTTCCGCCCGACCTAGTCGTGGGCCTGCTGGGCTCATCCGACGAGAACCTGCGGGTGCTGGAAGACCTGCTCTCCGCCGACATCCATGCGCGCGGCAATGAGATCACGCTGGCCGGTGAACCCGCCGATGTCGCGCTCGCCGAACGCGCGCTCTCCGAGTTGACCGAGATCGTCGGCAGTGGACAGGCACTGACCCCCGACGCGGTGCGGCACAGCGTCGCGATGCTGACCGGCACCCTCGACGAGTCACCGGCCGAGGTCCTGACGCTGGACATCCTGTCGCGGCGCGGCAAGACGATCCGGCCCAAGACGCTGAACCAGAAGCACTACGTCGACGCGATCGACGAGCACACCATCGTGTTCGGCATCGGCCCCGCCGGCACCGGTAAGACCTACCTGGCGATGGCCAAGGCCGTCAGCGCGTTGCAGAGCAAGCAGGTCAGCCGCATCATCCTGACCCGCCCGGCGGTCGAGGCCGGGGAGCGTCTCGGCTTCCTGCCCGGCACGCTCTACGAGAAGATCGACCCGTACCTGCGCCCGCTCTACGACGCGCTGCACGACATGATGGACCCCGAACTGATCCCGAAGCTGATGAGCGCCGGGGTGATCGAGGTGGCACCGCTGGCCTTTATGCGGGGTCGCACGTTGAACGACGCGTTCATCATCCTCGACGAGGCCCAGAACACCACCGCCGAGCAGATGAAGATGTTCCTGACCCGGTTGGGATTCGGCTCCAAGATCGTCGTCACGGGTGACGTCACCCAGATGGACCTGCCCGGCGGGGCGACATCGGGGCTGCGCGCGGCCATGCGCATCCTCGACAATGTCGACGACATCCACTTCGCCGAACTCACCAGCGCCGATGTGGTGCGGCACCGGCTGGTGTCGGAGATCGTGGACGCCTATGAGCGGGCGGAGGGGAAGTACGGCGGCGACTCGCTCCTGAACCGTGCCCAGCGGCGTGCCCACGGCACGGGAAGCCGGCCGAGGCGGTAG
- a CDS encoding RND family transporter, which produces MGVAGNRSETLRRPKFLAQWIRRLAVPIILGWTLLLVALNVLVPQLEVVAAEHSVSMSPSNAPSMQAMSDMGRLFEESDSDSIALIVLESETDQPLGDDAHDYYDGLIASLEAADEHVRNIQDTWGDPLTEAAAQSSDGRAAYATLNLAGNMGEAESNEAVAAVRDIVANSPPPPGVRVHVTGPAPMIADVNIAGESSMALVLLVTFGVIIVLLLFFYRSISTVLLLLVVVVVQLGLARGVVAALAHFELIGLSTYATNLLISLAVAAGTDYAIFLVGRYQEARTSGATHEEAYYEMFHGTAPVVLGSGLTIAGAMFCLSFTRMPYFQSMGVPCGVGTLAGVAVALTLGPAVVTVGSRFGLLEPKRAIRIRAWRRVGTMVVRWPGPILVASLALSFIGLAALPGYQTSYDDTKYVPESIPANAGLQAATEHFSLSRMSPEILLVESDHDLRNPTDFLILDRLAKRVFAVEGVSRVQAPTRPDGTPIENTSIPFLISMQGVGQQQNMKLMQDRMADMRTQADDLGRTIATMRTMYGLMTQLSNVTTVMIDDFTEMQQTVHQIRDMIANFDDQFRPIRNYFYWEPHCFNIPMCWTFRSLFDSMDGISTMTDSFDKALVNMETMRALLPQMLATFPPMIETMESMRHMMLTTYATMGGFYDQMDEMSENSTEMGKSFDAARNDDSFYLPPEVFENKDFQRAMESFFSPDGKTVRMLVSHRGDPTAPEALARVEPIKIAAIEALKGTPLEDATIQLGGTAATFKDMSDGSRYDMMIAILAALTLVLMVMLLLTRSLVASLVIVGTVILSLGASFGVSVLIWQHIIGIELHWMVLVMSIIALIAVGSDYNLLLVSRFKEEIGAGIKTGIIRSIGGTGSVVTLAGVVFALTMASMVVSDLRVIAQVGTTIGLGLLFDTFIVRAFMMPSIATLLGRWFWWPQVVRSRPLRVPPPPQPLGARGEQG; this is translated from the coding sequence ATGGGCGTCGCCGGCAACCGCAGCGAGACGCTGCGCCGACCGAAGTTCCTCGCGCAGTGGATCCGGCGCTTGGCCGTACCCATCATCCTGGGCTGGACGCTCTTGTTGGTCGCGCTGAATGTGCTGGTGCCCCAACTCGAGGTCGTGGCCGCCGAGCACTCGGTGTCGATGAGCCCCAGTAACGCGCCGTCGATGCAGGCCATGTCCGACATGGGCCGGCTCTTCGAGGAGTCCGACTCGGATTCGATCGCGTTGATCGTCCTGGAGAGCGAGACCGACCAGCCCCTCGGTGACGACGCGCACGACTACTACGACGGACTCATCGCCAGCCTGGAGGCCGCCGACGAGCACGTCCGCAACATCCAGGACACGTGGGGCGACCCGCTGACCGAGGCGGCCGCGCAGAGTTCGGACGGCCGGGCCGCCTACGCGACGCTCAACCTCGCCGGCAACATGGGGGAAGCCGAGTCCAACGAGGCGGTCGCCGCGGTCCGGGACATCGTGGCCAATTCGCCGCCCCCGCCCGGGGTGCGGGTCCATGTCACCGGCCCGGCGCCGATGATCGCCGACGTCAACATCGCGGGCGAGAGCAGCATGGCGCTGGTGCTGCTGGTCACCTTCGGTGTGATCATCGTGTTGCTGCTGTTCTTCTACCGCTCGATCTCGACGGTGCTGCTGCTGCTCGTCGTGGTCGTCGTGCAGCTGGGGCTGGCCCGCGGCGTGGTCGCCGCCCTGGCCCATTTCGAGCTCATCGGTCTGTCGACCTACGCGACCAACCTGCTGATCTCGCTGGCCGTGGCGGCGGGGACCGACTATGCGATCTTCTTGGTCGGCCGGTACCAGGAAGCCCGGACCTCCGGGGCCACCCACGAAGAGGCCTACTACGAGATGTTCCACGGCACGGCGCCCGTCGTGCTGGGCTCCGGCCTGACGATCGCCGGGGCGATGTTCTGCCTGTCCTTCACCCGCATGCCGTATTTCCAGAGCATGGGTGTGCCCTGCGGGGTGGGCACCCTGGCCGGGGTGGCGGTGGCGCTGACCCTCGGACCGGCGGTGGTGACCGTCGGCAGCCGGTTCGGTCTCCTCGAGCCCAAGCGCGCCATCAGAATTCGTGCCTGGCGCCGCGTCGGCACCATGGTGGTCCGCTGGCCCGGGCCGATCCTGGTGGCGTCGCTGGCGCTGTCGTTCATCGGGCTGGCAGCGCTGCCCGGCTACCAGACCAGCTACGACGACACCAAATACGTGCCGGAGTCGATACCGGCCAACGCCGGGCTACAGGCCGCCACCGAGCATTTCTCGCTGTCACGGATGAGCCCCGAGATCCTGCTCGTCGAATCCGACCACGACCTGCGCAACCCGACGGACTTCCTGATCCTGGACCGCCTCGCGAAAAGGGTTTTCGCGGTCGAGGGCGTGTCCCGCGTGCAGGCGCCGACGCGCCCGGACGGCACGCCCATCGAGAACACCTCGATCCCGTTCCTGATCAGCATGCAGGGTGTCGGTCAGCAGCAGAACATGAAGCTGATGCAGGACCGGATGGCCGACATGCGCACCCAGGCCGACGACCTGGGCCGCACCATCGCGACCATGCGCACCATGTACGGCCTGATGACGCAGTTGTCCAACGTCACCACCGTGATGATCGACGACTTCACCGAGATGCAGCAGACCGTGCATCAGATCCGCGACATGATCGCCAACTTCGACGACCAGTTCCGACCGATCAGGAACTACTTCTACTGGGAACCGCACTGCTTCAACATCCCGATGTGCTGGACGTTCCGGTCGCTGTTCGACTCGATGGACGGCATCAGCACCATGACCGACTCGTTCGACAAGGCGCTGGTCAACATGGAGACGATGCGGGCGTTGCTGCCCCAGATGCTGGCGACGTTCCCGCCGATGATCGAAACCATGGAGAGCATGCGGCACATGATGCTGACGACGTACGCCACCATGGGCGGCTTCTATGACCAGATGGACGAGATGAGCGAGAACTCGACCGAGATGGGGAAGTCGTTCGACGCGGCCCGCAACGACGACTCGTTCTATCTGCCCCCGGAGGTGTTCGAGAACAAGGACTTCCAGCGGGCGATGGAGAGCTTCTTCTCGCCCGACGGCAAGACGGTGCGGATGCTGGTGTCACACCGCGGTGACCCGACTGCGCCCGAGGCGCTGGCCCGCGTGGAACCCATCAAGATCGCCGCGATCGAGGCGCTCAAAGGTACTCCCCTCGAGGACGCCACCATCCAGCTCGGCGGTACGGCGGCGACGTTCAAGGACATGTCGGACGGGTCCCGCTACGACATGATGATCGCCATCCTCGCCGCGCTGACCCTGGTGCTGATGGTCATGCTGCTGCTGACCCGCAGCCTGGTGGCCTCGCTGGTCATCGTCGGCACCGTGATCCTGTCGCTGGGCGCGTCGTTCGGGGTGTCGGTGTTGATCTGGCAGCACATCATCGGCATCGAACTGCACTGGATGGTGCTGGTGATGTCGATCATCGCGCTGATCGCCGTCGGATCGGACTACAACCTGCTGCTGGTCTCGCGGTTCAAAGAGGAGATCGGCGCCGGCATCAAGACCGGCATCATCCGCTCGATCGGCGGCACCGGCAGCGTCGTCACGCTCGCGGGTGTGGTGTTCGCGCTGACCATGGCGTCGATGGTGGTCAGCGATCTGCGGGTGATCGCGCAGGTCGGGACCACGATCGGGTTGGGCCTGCTGTTCGACACCTTCATCGTGCGTGCGTTCATGATGCCGTCGATCGCGACGTTGTTGGGTCGCTGGTTCTGGTGGCCGCAGGTGGTGCGCTCACGACCGCTGCGGGTGCCCCCGCCGCCGCAACCGTTGGGTGCGCGCGGCGAGCAGGGCTAA
- a CDS encoding type II toxin-antitoxin system VapB family antitoxin, translating into MIFKGVRDGRPYPDHGLTHRQWAQIPPRQIRLDELVMTTTVLALDRLLSEDSTFYGDLFPHAVRWNGNVYLEDGLHRAVRAALRNRTVLHARVFDMDGPLP; encoded by the coding sequence ATGATCTTCAAGGGAGTCCGGGACGGCAGGCCTTACCCTGACCACGGGTTGACACACCGCCAATGGGCGCAGATCCCGCCGCGTCAGATCCGGCTCGACGAACTGGTGATGACCACCACGGTGCTCGCACTCGACCGATTGCTGTCCGAGGATTCGACGTTCTACGGGGATCTGTTCCCGCACGCGGTCCGGTGGAACGGCAACGTCTATCTGGAGGACGGTCTGCACCGGGCCGTACGCGCGGCCCTGCGCAACCGCACCGTGCTGCACGCGCGCGTCTTCGACATGGACGGACCGCTGCCCTGA
- a CDS encoding MmpS family transport accessory protein codes for MSRAWIPLVLVIVLVVSGFAVWRLRNMFAADPLPVYTGSATEDSNTSDPKIVRYEVWGEPGAVADINYVDAEGDPNQIVGAALPWSIDIETDAVAMGGNIVAQGNGNFIGCRITADGEVKDERTINNVSAYIYCFTKAA; via the coding sequence CTGTCCCGAGCCTGGATACCGCTCGTCCTGGTGATCGTGCTCGTTGTCAGCGGCTTCGCCGTCTGGCGGCTGCGGAACATGTTCGCGGCCGATCCGTTGCCCGTCTACACCGGAAGCGCTACCGAGGACTCGAACACGTCCGATCCGAAGATCGTGCGCTACGAGGTCTGGGGCGAGCCGGGCGCGGTCGCCGACATCAACTACGTCGATGCCGAGGGTGACCCCAACCAGATCGTGGGTGCAGCGCTGCCGTGGTCGATCGACATCGAGACCGATGCGGTGGCCATGGGCGGCAACATCGTGGCGCAGGGTAACGGCAACTTCATCGGGTGCCGCATCACCGCCGACGGCGAGGTCAAGGACGAACGCACCATCAACAACGTCAGCGCGTACATCTACTGCTTCACCAAGGCGGCCTGA
- the mbtG gene encoding NADPH-dependent L-lysine N(6)-monooxygenase MbtG, whose amino-acid sequence MSPTLAVIGAGAKAVAVAAKAAVLREMGVDTPEVVVLERAGVAANWDSVGGWTDGQHRLGTNPEKDIGFPYRSALVRRRNAELDERMTRYSWQSYLIATGQFAEWVDRGRPAPTHRRWGQYLRWAADRVSMNLVAGEVQRIAVDDDRWALHTHETVLAADGVMITGPGQAERSILPGHPRVLSIAQFWHRAAEHERIAAERVAVIGGGETAASMLNELFRHRVSTITVISPTVTLFTRGESFFENTLFSDPTGWTGLTLPERRDAMARTDRGVFSARVQDALLADDRIRHLRGRVAHAVARDGRIRLTLNSDRGGEPLETVHGFDLVIDGSGADALWFLPLFGQDARDLLELGLGGPLSGQALEESIGYDLAVSGVAPKLFLPGLSGLNQGPGFPNLSCLGLLSDRVLGADLGAGHQPVTRRKDERQPIR is encoded by the coding sequence ATGAGCCCCACCCTGGCGGTGATCGGTGCCGGAGCCAAGGCAGTAGCCGTGGCGGCCAAGGCTGCCGTGCTGCGTGAGATGGGCGTCGACACCCCCGAGGTGGTGGTGCTCGAGCGCGCCGGAGTGGCCGCCAACTGGGATTCGGTGGGCGGCTGGACCGACGGGCAGCACCGGCTGGGCACCAACCCGGAAAAGGACATCGGCTTCCCCTATCGATCGGCGCTGGTGCGCCGCCGCAACGCCGAACTCGACGAGCGCATGACCCGGTACAGCTGGCAGTCCTACCTGATCGCCACCGGGCAATTCGCCGAATGGGTGGACCGCGGTCGTCCCGCCCCCACCCACCGGAGGTGGGGCCAGTATCTGCGCTGGGCCGCCGACCGGGTCTCGATGAACCTGGTCGCCGGTGAGGTGCAGCGCATCGCGGTCGACGACGACCGGTGGGCGCTGCACACCCACGAGACGGTGCTTGCCGCCGACGGTGTGATGATCACCGGCCCCGGCCAAGCCGAGCGGTCGATCCTGCCGGGCCACCCGCGGGTGCTCTCGATCGCGCAGTTCTGGCATCGTGCCGCCGAACACGAACGCATCGCCGCCGAGCGGGTGGCGGTCATCGGCGGAGGGGAGACCGCCGCCTCGATGCTCAACGAGCTGTTCCGGCACCGAGTTTCGACGATCACCGTCATCTCCCCAACCGTCACCCTGTTCACCCGCGGTGAGAGCTTCTTCGAGAACACTCTGTTCTCCGACCCCACCGGCTGGACCGGGCTGACGTTGCCGGAGCGCCGCGACGCGATGGCCCGAACCGACCGCGGAGTCTTCTCCGCGAGGGTGCAGGACGCGCTGCTCGCCGATGACCGCATCCGGCACCTGCGTGGCCGGGTCGCCCATGCGGTCGCGCGCGACGGCCGGATCCGGTTGACGCTCAACAGCGATCGTGGTGGCGAGCCCCTGGAAACCGTGCACGGCTTCGACCTGGTGATCGACGGGTCCGGTGCGGACGCCCTGTGGTTCCTGCCGCTGTTCGGCCAGGACGCACGCGACCTGCTGGAGCTGGGTCTGGGCGGACCGCTGTCCGGGCAGGCGCTCGAGGAGTCGATCGGCTACGACCTGGCGGTCTCCGGCGTGGCGCCGAAGTTGTTCCTGCCGGGGCTGTCCGGATTGAATCAGGGGCCGGGATTTCCGAACCTGTCCTGCCTCGGGCTGTTGTCCGACCGTGTCCTGGGCGCCGACCTGGGCGCCGGGCACCAACCTGTGACGAGGAGAAAAGATGAGCGCCAACCCATTCGATGA
- the ybeY gene encoding rRNA maturation RNase YbeY, with protein sequence MSIEVSNESGIDVSEEELISVARFVIRKMDVNPAAELSMVLLDTSAMADLHMRWMDLPGPTDVMSFPMDELEPGGRPDAPEPGPSVLGDIVLCPEFAAKQAADAGHTLGQELALLTVHGVLHLLGYDHAEPDEEKEMFALQRELLEEWVAEQVEAYHKERQLQRDRVLLDQSRYFDELTDDR encoded by the coding sequence ATGAGCATCGAGGTGTCCAACGAGTCGGGCATCGACGTATCCGAAGAGGAATTGATCAGCGTCGCGCGCTTCGTCATCCGCAAGATGGACGTCAACCCGGCCGCCGAGCTGTCGATGGTGTTGCTCGACACCTCGGCGATGGCCGACCTGCACATGCGCTGGATGGACCTGCCCGGGCCCACCGACGTGATGAGTTTCCCGATGGACGAACTGGAGCCCGGGGGCCGCCCCGACGCGCCCGAGCCAGGACCGTCGGTGCTCGGCGACATCGTGTTGTGCCCGGAATTCGCCGCCAAGCAGGCCGCCGACGCGGGTCACACCCTCGGCCAGGAGTTGGCGCTGCTGACCGTGCACGGCGTGCTTCATCTGCTGGGCTACGACCACGCCGAGCCCGACGAGGAGAAAGAGATGTTCGCGTTGCAGCGCGAACTTCTCGAAGAATGGGTGGCCGAACAGGTCGAGGCGTACCACAAAGAGCGGCAGCTGCAGCGCGATCGCGTGCTGTTGGACCAGTCCCGCTATTTCGATGAATTGACCGACGACCGGTGA
- the dnaJ gene encoding molecular chaperone DnaJ, with protein sequence MARDYYGMLGVSKGASDTEIKRAYRKLARELHPDVNPDEQAQARFKEISAAYEVLSDPEKRRIVDLGGDPLESAAAGGGGFGGFGGLGDVFEAFFGGGGGSRGPIGRVRPGSDSLLRMRLDLEECATGVTKQVTVDTAVLCDLCHGKGTNGNSTPVACDTCGGRGEIQTVQRSLLGQVMTSRPCPVCGGVGEVIPDPCNRCGGDGRVRARREISVKIPAGVGDGMRVRLAAQGEVGPGGGPAGDLYVEVHEKPHDVFVRDGDDLHCTISVPMVDAALGTTVTVEAILDGPIEIQVEAGTQPGAVTTLRGHGMPHLRSGVRGNLHAHIDVVIPTRLDHENVELLRAFRERTRDSAVVRNTSGNNSTQGGGLFSRLRETFTGR encoded by the coding sequence GTGGCACGCGATTACTACGGCATGCTCGGAGTGAGCAAAGGCGCCAGCGACACGGAGATCAAGCGCGCCTACCGCAAGCTGGCCCGTGAACTGCACCCCGACGTCAACCCCGACGAACAGGCGCAAGCCCGGTTCAAGGAGATCAGCGCCGCCTACGAGGTGCTCAGCGACCCGGAGAAGCGACGCATCGTCGACCTCGGGGGCGACCCGCTGGAATCCGCCGCCGCCGGTGGGGGCGGCTTCGGCGGCTTCGGCGGACTGGGGGACGTGTTCGAGGCGTTCTTCGGTGGCGGCGGCGGGTCGCGCGGTCCGATCGGGCGCGTGCGGCCGGGCTCGGACTCGCTGCTGCGGATGCGGCTCGACCTCGAGGAGTGCGCGACCGGGGTGACCAAGCAGGTCACCGTCGACACCGCGGTGTTGTGCGACCTCTGCCACGGCAAGGGCACCAACGGCAATTCCACGCCGGTCGCGTGCGACACGTGCGGCGGACGCGGGGAGATCCAGACCGTGCAGCGCTCGCTGCTCGGCCAGGTCATGACGTCGCGGCCGTGCCCTGTCTGCGGCGGCGTCGGCGAGGTCATCCCCGACCCCTGCAACCGCTGCGGCGGCGACGGTCGGGTCCGGGCCCGCCGCGAGATCAGCGTGAAGATCCCGGCCGGTGTCGGCGACGGCATGCGGGTGCGGTTGGCCGCGCAGGGCGAGGTCGGCCCCGGCGGCGGTCCGGCCGGCGACCTGTATGTGGAAGTGCACGAGAAGCCGCACGACGTGTTCGTCCGCGACGGAGACGACCTGCACTGCACGATCTCGGTGCCGATGGTCGACGCCGCGTTGGGTACCACCGTGACCGTCGAGGCGATCCTCGACGGACCGATCGAGATCCAGGTCGAAGCCGGTACCCAGCCAGGAGCGGTGACCACATTGCGCGGCCACGGCATGCCCCACCTGCGCTCCGGTGTGCGCGGCAACCTGCACGCCCACATCGACGTGGTGATCCCGACGCGACTGGACCACGAGAACGTCGAGCTGCTGCGGGCCTTCCGGGAACGCACCCGCGACTCCGCGGTGGTACGCAACACCTCCGGGAACAACTCCACTCAGGGCGGGGGCCTGTTCTCCCGGCTGCGGGAGACGTTCACCGGCCGGTAG
- the hrcA gene encoding heat-inducible transcriptional repressor HrcA translates to MGSADERRFEVLRAIVADFVATKEPIGSKTLVERHNLGVSSATVRNDMAVLEAEGYIAQPHTSSGRVPTEKGYREFVDRLDDVKPMSGPERRAILQFLESGVDLDDVLRRAVRLLAQLTRQVAIVQYPRLSTSTVRRLEVVALTPARLLLVVITDSGRVDQRIVELGDGLDEHQLTQLRDLLGGALEGKPLSAASIAVSDLASHITGQGGLADAVGRSATVLVETLVEHSEERLLLGGTANLTRNTADFGGSLRSVLEALEEQVVVLRLLAKQQEAGRVTVRIGHETEAEEMAGTSVVTTAYGSSGKVFGGMGVLGPTRMDYPGTIANVAAVALYIGEVLGSR, encoded by the coding sequence ATGGGCAGCGCCGACGAACGCAGGTTCGAGGTTCTTCGTGCGATCGTCGCCGATTTCGTCGCCACGAAGGAACCCATCGGTTCCAAGACGCTCGTGGAGCGGCACAACCTCGGAGTCTCCAGCGCGACGGTGCGCAACGACATGGCGGTACTCGAAGCCGAGGGCTACATCGCCCAGCCGCACACCAGTTCCGGTCGGGTTCCCACCGAGAAGGGATACCGCGAGTTCGTCGACCGACTCGACGACGTCAAGCCGATGTCGGGCCCCGAACGCCGGGCCATCCTGCAGTTCCTGGAGTCCGGCGTGGACCTCGACGACGTGCTGCGCCGCGCGGTGCGGTTGTTGGCCCAGCTCACCCGTCAGGTCGCGATCGTCCAGTACCCGCGGCTGTCGACCTCCACGGTGCGCCGGCTGGAGGTGGTGGCGCTCACGCCGGCCCGCCTGCTGCTGGTGGTGATCACCGACTCCGGCCGGGTGGATCAGCGCATCGTCGAACTCGGCGACGGTCTGGACGAGCATCAGCTGACACAGCTGCGCGACCTGCTCGGGGGAGCGCTCGAAGGCAAGCCGTTGTCGGCGGCCTCGATCGCGGTCAGCGACCTGGCCTCGCACATCACCGGCCAGGGCGGGCTGGCCGACGCGGTCGGCCGGTCGGCGACCGTGCTGGTCGAGACGCTGGTCGAACACAGCGAGGAGCGGCTGCTGCTCGGCGGCACGGCGAATCTGACGCGCAACACCGCCGACTTCGGCGGTTCGCTGCGTTCGGTGCTGGAGGCACTCGAGGAACAGGTGGTCGTACTGCGGTTGCTGGCCAAGCAGCAGGAGGCGGGTAGGGTCACCGTGCGCATCGGCCACGAGACGGAGGCCGAGGAGATGGCCGGTACCTCGGTGGTCACCACCGCGTACGGCAGTTCGGGCAAGGTGTTCGGCGGCATGGGTGTGTTGGGGCCCACCCGGATGGACTATCCGGGAACCATTGCCAATGTCGCCGCAGTTGCTCTTTATATTGGCGAGGTTCTAGGTAGCCGCTGA
- a CDS encoding MbtH family protein — protein sequence MSANPFDDDDASFYVLINDEEQYSLWPVFADVPAGWQVVFGESSRADCLAYVEQNWTDLRPRSLREAMAAD from the coding sequence ATGAGCGCCAACCCATTCGATGACGACGACGCGAGCTTCTACGTGCTGATCAACGACGAGGAACAGTACAGTCTGTGGCCGGTCTTCGCCGACGTGCCGGCCGGGTGGCAGGTGGTGTTCGGGGAGAGCTCCCGTGCGGACTGCCTGGCCTACGTCGAACAGAACTGGACCGATCTGCGGCCGCGCAGTCTGCGCGAGGCGATGGCCGCGGACTGA